From the genome of Capricornis sumatraensis isolate serow.1 chromosome 17, serow.2, whole genome shotgun sequence, one region includes:
- the RAB35 gene encoding ras-related protein Rab-35 isoform X1, translating to MARDYDHLFKLLIIGDSGVGKSSLLLRFADNTFSGSYITTIGVDFKIRTVEINGEKVKLQIWDTAGQERFRTITSTYYRGTHGVIVVYDVTSAESFVNVKRWLHEINQNCDDVCRILVGNKNDDPERKVVETEDAYKFAGQMGIQLFETSAKENVNVEEMFNCITELVLRAKKDNLAKQQQQQQNDVVKLTKNSKRKKRCC from the exons ATGGCCCGGGACTACGACCACCTCTTCAAGCTGCTCATCATCGGCGACAGCG GTGTCGGCAAGAGCAGCTTACTGTTACGTTTCGCAGACAACACTTTCTCAG GTAGTTACATCACCACGATCGGAGTGGATTTCAAGATTCGCACTGTGGAGATCAATGGGGAGAAAGTGAAGCTGCAGATCTGGGACACGGCTGGGCAGGAGCGCTTCCGCACCATCACCTCCAC GTATTATCGGGGGACCCACGGGGTCATCGTGGTCTACGACGTCACCAGCGCTGAATCCTTCGTCAACGTGAAGCGGTGGCTTCATGAAATCAACCAAAACTGTGATGACGTGTGCCGGATCCTAG TGGGGAATAAGAACGACGACCCCGAGCGCAAGGTGGTGGAGACGGAAGATGCCTACAAGTTCGCTGGGCAGATGGGGATCCAGTTGTTTGAGACCAGCGCCAAGGAGAATGTCAACGTGGAAGAG ATGTTCAACTGCATCACAGAGCTGGTCCTCCGGGCAAAGAAGGACAACCTAgcaaaacagcagcagcagcaacagaacgACGTGGTGAAGCTCACGAAGAACAGTAAACGGAAGAAACGCTGCTGCTAA
- the RAB35 gene encoding ras-related protein Rab-35 isoform X2, which translates to MARDYDHLFKLLIIGDSGVGKSSLLLRFADNTFSGSYITTIGVDFKIRTVEINGEKVKLQIWDTAGQERFRTITSTYYRGTHGVIVVYDVTSAESFVNVKRWLHEINQNCDDVCRILDVQLHHRAGPPGKEGQPSKTAAAATERRGEAHEEQ; encoded by the exons ATGGCCCGGGACTACGACCACCTCTTCAAGCTGCTCATCATCGGCGACAGCG GTGTCGGCAAGAGCAGCTTACTGTTACGTTTCGCAGACAACACTTTCTCAG GTAGTTACATCACCACGATCGGAGTGGATTTCAAGATTCGCACTGTGGAGATCAATGGGGAGAAAGTGAAGCTGCAGATCTGGGACACGGCTGGGCAGGAGCGCTTCCGCACCATCACCTCCAC GTATTATCGGGGGACCCACGGGGTCATCGTGGTCTACGACGTCACCAGCGCTGAATCCTTCGTCAACGTGAAGCGGTGGCTTCATGAAATCAACCAAAACTGTGATGACGTGTGCCGGATCCTAG ATGTTCAACTGCATCACAGAGCTGGTCCTCCGGGCAAAGAAGGACAACCTAgcaaaacagcagcagcagcaacagaacgACGTGGTGAAGCTCACGAAGAACAGTAA